The following coding sequences lie in one Rutidosis leptorrhynchoides isolate AG116_Rl617_1_P2 chromosome 6, CSIRO_AGI_Rlap_v1, whole genome shotgun sequence genomic window:
- the LOC139854106 gene encoding zinc finger protein ZAT9-like — translation MEKHKCKVKPPSPSFSSSETEIKSSKNFTVRRRSKRIRKHEASWFNNHISSTHDQPMSSVSNTSQEEDVAFGLMMLSRDKWTDESEPESESDRKITNVKRTRNNGRIKYKCEICNKSFGSYQALGGHKASHKKTKVKQILKNQEITHVMMGDKLHKCPVCFKVFGSGQALGGHKRTHVMKVDKHKIKFIDLNLPAPSDDEDEVSMVSDGEFVKFH, via the coding sequence ATGGAGAAACACAAATGCAAAGTGAAACCACCATCACCATCTTTTTCATCATCAGAAACTGAAATCAAGTCATCAAAAAACTTCACTGTTCGAAGACGTTCGAAACGaatacgaaagcatgaagcttcatggTTCAATAATCATATATCATCAACACATGATCAGCCAATGAGTTCAGTTTCTAATACTTCACAAGAAGAAGATGTAGCCTTTGGTTTAATGATGTTATCAAGAGACAAATGGACAGATGAATCTGAACCAGAATCAGAATCTGATCGTAAGATTACGAATGTTAAACGAACTCGAAATAATGGGAGAATCAAGTACAAATGTGAAATATGTAACAAAAGTTTTGGATCGTATCAAGCACTTGGTGGACATAAAGCAAGTCACAAGAAAACTAAAGTGAAACAGATTTTGAAAAATCAAGAAATAACACATGTTATGATGGGAGATAAATTACATAAATGCCCTGTTTGTTTTAAAGTGTTTGGATCAGGTCAAGCTCTTGGTGGACATAAAAGAACACATGTTATGAAAGTTGATAAACATAAGATTAAATTTATTGATCTTAATCTTCCTGCaccaagtgatgatgaagatgaggttTCTATGGTTTCTGATGGTGAATTTGTGAAATTCCATTAA